From a single Myotis daubentonii chromosome 5, mMyoDau2.1, whole genome shotgun sequence genomic region:
- the ARRDC2 gene encoding arrestin domain-containing protein 2 isoform X2, translating into MRPWGVRSFALELERGGAYRGGELLCGRVLLEAAAPLRVRALAVAARGGATTHWLQGRSVGINAVSSDFTAVETYLRRRQLLLRDTGETTTLPAGRHEFPFSFQLPPTLVTSFEGKHGSVRYCIKATLHRPWVPARRAKKVFTVIEPVDINTPTLLAPQAGAREKLARSWYSNRGLVSLSAKIDRKGYTPGEVIPVFAEIDNSSTRPVLPRAVVVQTQTFMARGARKQKHAVVASLSGEPVGPGRRALWQGRALRIPPVGPSILHCRVLHVDYALKVCVDIPGTSKLLLELPLVIGTVPLHPFGSRSSSVGSHASFLLAWGLGALPEQPEAPPEYSEVVAGDAAAGGQSPFPLPQDSDLSLEGPFFAYIQEFRYRPPPLYSEEDPNPPSEAMRPRSMTC; encoded by the exons ATGCGCCCCTGGGGCGTCCGCAGCTTCGCGCTGGAGCTGGAGCGGGGCGGCGCGTACCGTGGCGGGGAGCTGCTGTGCGGCCGGGTGCTGCTGGAGGCGGCGGCGCCGCTGCGGGTGCGAGCGCTCGCGGTGGCTGCTCGCGGCGGGGCGACCACGCACTGGCTCCAGGGTCGAAGCGTGGGCATCAACGCGGTTTCCAGCGACTTCACGGCCGTCGAGACATACCTGCGGCGGCGGCAGCTGCTGCTCCGAG ATACTGGAGAGACAACCACGCTGCCTGCTGGGCGCCACGAGTTCCCATTCAGCTTCCAGCTGCCTCC GACACTGGTGACCTCATTCGAGGGCAAGCACGGCAGTGTCCGTTACTGCATCAAGGCCACCCTGCACCGGCCCTGGGTCCCGGCCCGCCGGGCAAAGAAGGTGTTTACTGTGATCGAGCCTGTGGACATCAACACCCCCACCCTGCTG GCCCCCCAAGCAGGAGCCCGGGAGAAGCTCGCCCGATCCTGGTACAGTAACCGCGGCCTCGTCTCCCTCTCGGCCAAGATCGACCGCAAGGGCTACACACCAG GTGAGGTGATCCCTGTGTTCGCTGAGATTGACAACAGCTCCACGCGCCCGGTGCTGCCGCGAGCAGTTGTGGTCCAGACACAGACCTTCATGGCGCGAGGCGCCCGCAAGCAGAAGCACGCGGTGGTGGCCAGTCTCTCGGGCGAGCCCGTGGGCCCAGGGCGGCGGGCGCTGTGGCAGGGCCGGGCGCTTCGGATCCCCCCGGTGGGCCCGTCCATCCTGCACTGCCGGGTGCTGCATGTGGACTACGCCCTCAAG GTCTGCGTGGACATTCCGGGCACCTCGAAGCTGCTCCTGGAGCTGCCGCTGGTCATTGGCACTGTCCCCCTGCACCCTTTTGGCAGCCGCTCGTCCAGCGTGGGCAGCCACGCCAGCTTCCTGCtagcctgggggctgggggccctgCCAGAGCAGCCTGAGG CCCCTCCAGAGTACtcagaggtggtggcaggtgaCGCGGCAGCCGGGGGCCAGAGCCCCTTTCCTCTACCTCAGGACTCCGACCTGAGCCTCGAAGGCCCCTTCTTCGCCTACATCCAGGAGTTCCGCTACCGCCCGCCACCCCTGTACTCCGAG GAGGACCCAAACCCCCCCTCTGAAGCCATGAGGCCACGCAGCATGACCTGCTAA
- the ARRDC2 gene encoding arrestin domain-containing protein 2 isoform X1, whose translation MLFDKVKAFVVQLDDASAGADPVFSGGQAVAGRVLLELAGPARVGALRLRARGRARVHWSESRSSGSSTAYTQSYSERVEVLSHRATLLGPDTGETTTLPAGRHEFPFSFQLPPTLVTSFEGKHGSVRYCIKATLHRPWVPARRAKKVFTVIEPVDINTPTLLAPQAGAREKLARSWYSNRGLVSLSAKIDRKGYTPGEVIPVFAEIDNSSTRPVLPRAVVVQTQTFMARGARKQKHAVVASLSGEPVGPGRRALWQGRALRIPPVGPSILHCRVLHVDYALKVCVDIPGTSKLLLELPLVIGTVPLHPFGSRSSSVGSHASFLLAWGLGALPEQPEAPPEYSEVVAGDAAAGGQSPFPLPQDSDLSLEGPFFAYIQEFRYRPPPLYSEEDPNPPSEAMRPRSMTC comes from the exons ATGCTGTTCGACAAGGTGAAGGCATTCGTGGTGCAGCTGGACGACGCGAGCGCGGGCGCCGATCCCGTGTTCAGCGGCGGCCAGGCCGTAGCCGGGCGGGTGCTGCTGGAGCTGGCGGGCCCGGCGCGCGTGGGCGCCCTGAGGCTGCGCGCGCGGGGCCGCGCTCGCGTGCACTGGAGCGAGTCACGCAGCTCCGGCTCCAGCACCGCGTACACGCAGAGTTACAGCGAGCGCGTGGAGGTCCTGAGCCACCGTGCCACACTTCTCGGGCCAG ATACTGGAGAGACAACCACGCTGCCTGCTGGGCGCCACGAGTTCCCATTCAGCTTCCAGCTGCCTCC GACACTGGTGACCTCATTCGAGGGCAAGCACGGCAGTGTCCGTTACTGCATCAAGGCCACCCTGCACCGGCCCTGGGTCCCGGCCCGCCGGGCAAAGAAGGTGTTTACTGTGATCGAGCCTGTGGACATCAACACCCCCACCCTGCTG GCCCCCCAAGCAGGAGCCCGGGAGAAGCTCGCCCGATCCTGGTACAGTAACCGCGGCCTCGTCTCCCTCTCGGCCAAGATCGACCGCAAGGGCTACACACCAG GTGAGGTGATCCCTGTGTTCGCTGAGATTGACAACAGCTCCACGCGCCCGGTGCTGCCGCGAGCAGTTGTGGTCCAGACACAGACCTTCATGGCGCGAGGCGCCCGCAAGCAGAAGCACGCGGTGGTGGCCAGTCTCTCGGGCGAGCCCGTGGGCCCAGGGCGGCGGGCGCTGTGGCAGGGCCGGGCGCTTCGGATCCCCCCGGTGGGCCCGTCCATCCTGCACTGCCGGGTGCTGCATGTGGACTACGCCCTCAAG GTCTGCGTGGACATTCCGGGCACCTCGAAGCTGCTCCTGGAGCTGCCGCTGGTCATTGGCACTGTCCCCCTGCACCCTTTTGGCAGCCGCTCGTCCAGCGTGGGCAGCCACGCCAGCTTCCTGCtagcctgggggctgggggccctgCCAGAGCAGCCTGAGG CCCCTCCAGAGTACtcagaggtggtggcaggtgaCGCGGCAGCCGGGGGCCAGAGCCCCTTTCCTCTACCTCAGGACTCCGACCTGAGCCTCGAAGGCCCCTTCTTCGCCTACATCCAGGAGTTCCGCTACCGCCCGCCACCCCTGTACTCCGAG GAGGACCCAAACCCCCCCTCTGAAGCCATGAGGCCACGCAGCATGACCTGCTAA
- the ARRDC2 gene encoding arrestin domain-containing protein 2 isoform X3, translating into MLFDKVKAFVVQLDDASAGADPVFSGGQAVAGRVLLELAGPARVGALRLRARGRARVHWSESRSSGSSTAYTQSYSERVEVLSHRATLLGPDTGETTTLPAGRHEFPFSFQLPPTLVTSFEGKHGSVRYCIKATLHRPWVPARRAKKVFTVIEPVDINTPTLLAPQAGAREKLARSWYSNRGLVSLSAKIDRKGYTPGEVIPVFAEIDNSSTRPVLPRAVVVQTQTFMARGARKQKHAVVASLSGEPVGPGRRALWQGRALRIPPVGPSILHCRVLHVDYALKVCVDIPGTSKLLLELPLVIGTVPLHPFGSRSSSVGSHASFLLAWGLGALPEQPEGGPKPPL; encoded by the exons ATGCTGTTCGACAAGGTGAAGGCATTCGTGGTGCAGCTGGACGACGCGAGCGCGGGCGCCGATCCCGTGTTCAGCGGCGGCCAGGCCGTAGCCGGGCGGGTGCTGCTGGAGCTGGCGGGCCCGGCGCGCGTGGGCGCCCTGAGGCTGCGCGCGCGGGGCCGCGCTCGCGTGCACTGGAGCGAGTCACGCAGCTCCGGCTCCAGCACCGCGTACACGCAGAGTTACAGCGAGCGCGTGGAGGTCCTGAGCCACCGTGCCACACTTCTCGGGCCAG ATACTGGAGAGACAACCACGCTGCCTGCTGGGCGCCACGAGTTCCCATTCAGCTTCCAGCTGCCTCC GACACTGGTGACCTCATTCGAGGGCAAGCACGGCAGTGTCCGTTACTGCATCAAGGCCACCCTGCACCGGCCCTGGGTCCCGGCCCGCCGGGCAAAGAAGGTGTTTACTGTGATCGAGCCTGTGGACATCAACACCCCCACCCTGCTG GCCCCCCAAGCAGGAGCCCGGGAGAAGCTCGCCCGATCCTGGTACAGTAACCGCGGCCTCGTCTCCCTCTCGGCCAAGATCGACCGCAAGGGCTACACACCAG GTGAGGTGATCCCTGTGTTCGCTGAGATTGACAACAGCTCCACGCGCCCGGTGCTGCCGCGAGCAGTTGTGGTCCAGACACAGACCTTCATGGCGCGAGGCGCCCGCAAGCAGAAGCACGCGGTGGTGGCCAGTCTCTCGGGCGAGCCCGTGGGCCCAGGGCGGCGGGCGCTGTGGCAGGGCCGGGCGCTTCGGATCCCCCCGGTGGGCCCGTCCATCCTGCACTGCCGGGTGCTGCATGTGGACTACGCCCTCAAG GTCTGCGTGGACATTCCGGGCACCTCGAAGCTGCTCCTGGAGCTGCCGCTGGTCATTGGCACTGTCCCCCTGCACCCTTTTGGCAGCCGCTCGTCCAGCGTGGGCAGCCACGCCAGCTTCCTGCtagcctgggggctgggggccctgCCAGAGCAGCCTGAGG GAGGACCCAAACCCCCCCTCTGA